The following coding sequences lie in one Equus przewalskii isolate Varuska chromosome 25, EquPr2, whole genome shotgun sequence genomic window:
- the LOC103560123 gene encoding serpin A3-8, with protein MSPLLALGLLVAGLCPTVHCLPGDMPDSGNVAQEDQPNRTSVDNLRLTTSNTDFAFHLYKLLAAQTPNENVIFSPLSISIALAFLSLGARNTTLTEILEGLKFNLTETPETEIHQGFQHLLHTLSQPNPQQQLSVGNAMFLKEELELLDKFREDAKALYASEAFPTDFKDPAAAEKLINDYVEKKTEGKIVHLVGGLCKNTMMVLVNYILLKAKWKTPFDPGDTYESAFHVSRSRSVQVPKMSFEERMVPFFRDEELACTVVELQYISDDSALFILPDEGQLGAVEAALLPETLRRWRASLRMRWIDELYLPKFSISSNYELETILTQLGIEKVFTTKADLSGVTGTPNLYVTQVVHSTVLDVAEEGTEAAAATGINIAFSSGVMNPLIVDFNRPFLLFIISKDTQSILFGGKVVDPSQAPH; from the exons ATGTCACCCCTCCTGGCTCTGGGGCTCCTGGTGGCTGGGCTGTGCCCCACAGTCCACTGCCTCCCTGGGGACATGCCTGACTCGGGGAATGTGGCCCAGGAGGACCAACCCAACAGGACGTCTGTGGACAACCTCAGATTAACCACCAGCAACACCGACTTCGCCTTCCACCTCTACAAGCTGCTGGCTGCGCAGACCCCCAATGAGAATGTCATCTTCTCCCCTCTGAGCATCTCTATCGCCTTGGCCTTCCTGTCGCTGGGGGCCCGCAACACCACCCTGACGGAGATCCTGGAAGGCCTCAAGTTCAACCTCACGGAGACCCCCGAGACGGAAATCCATCAGGGTTTCCAGCACCTCCTGCACACCCTCAGCCAGCCCAACCCACAGCAGCAGCTGAGCGTGGGCAACGCCATGTTCCTCAAGGAGGAGCTCGAGCTGCTGGACAAGTTCAGGGAAGACGCCAAGGCGCTGTACGCCTCTGAGGCCTTCCCCACCGACTTCAAGGATCCCGCCGCAGCCGAGAAGCTCATCAATGACTACGTGGAGAAGAAAACCGAGGGGAAAATTGTGCATTTGGTCGGGGGCCTTTGCAAGAACACAATGATGGTTCTGGTGAATTACATCCTCCTTAAAG CCAAGTGGAAGACCCCGTTTGACCCCGGAGACACGTATGAGTCGGCGTTCCATGTGAGCAGGAGCAGGTCAGTGCAGGTGCCCAAAATGAGCTTCGAGGAGCGGATGGTGCCCTTCTTCCGGGACGAGGAGCTTGCCTGCACCGTGGTGGAGCTCCAGTACATCAGCGATGACAGCGCACTCTTCATCCTCCCCGACGAGGGCCAACTGGGGGCCGTGGAGGCCGCGCTGCTCCCAGAGACCCTGAGGAGGTGGCGAGCTTCTCTGCGGATGAG GTGGATAGATGAATTATACCTGCCAAAGTTTTCCATCTCCAGCAACTATGAGCTGGAAACCATACTCACCCAGCTGGGCATTGAGAAAGTCTTCACCACCAAGGCTGACCTGTCAGGGGTCACAGGAACCCCTAACCTGTACGTTACCCAG GTGGTCCATAGCACTGTGCTTGATGTGGCCGAGGAGGGCACGGAAGCAGCTGCTGCCACAGGAATCAACATTGCTTTCTCGTCCGGAGTAATGAACCCTTTGATAGTGGATTTCAACAGGccctttctgttatttataatcaGCAAAGATACCCAAAGCATCCTCTTCGGGGGCAAAGTTGTGGATCCCAGTCAAGCCCCTCACTAA